ACAATCATGAATATTTATTAATCTTACATCAAAAAAGTTTAAGGAAGTGGAGAGCAGCTCTTAGTCTATTGATGTAAGAATTAATTGTAGTTTTAAATCATCATACCGATATATTTAACACCAAAATAAGGTCCATGAAACCCATAACTAGTGGAAGGTGTTACTCCACCTGAAACTAGAGTTAAGGCTTCAAAATAGTTAGTGGCCATATATCCACCATCAACAATAAGTTTACTCGTTGGCATATTGTAAGAGTAGGCAACACCTAATTTAACATCAAACTCTGGAACAATAGTTGTAGAAGAAGAATTAAAGAAAGGAAGCGTGCCACCCGATTTATCCAGTGAATCAACATCTCCAATTAATAAAGCACCCGCAAGTCTGCCATAAATATTGAATGCATCATTAAAATTATAAGCCAAGTCCATACCAACACGAGGACCTACACCTTTAAATTTTTGAGTAGTATCATTGTAGTTTGGAATTACATCACCATCGGTAGTAGTAATAGTGACTGGGGCATATTCTTGAAGCTTTATATTTACATATTGAATACCTGCATGAAAACGCACATCTTTAAACATACCAAAGTTTGCATGTTGTCCAAATTCAACGTTAACTGCATCCCAAGCATACTTATCTTTATTATAAGCAAATGATAACGTGCTGCCTGTGACTAAGCTATCATAGGTATTACCCGAAGTTACAATATCATCTCTTAAATGATACCAGCTTGCTGTAATATCAGAGCCTGTACTAAAATGGTAAGAACCCTCAAGTTTAAAGCCCCATAACCAGTCATCATGTTTGTCTAAGAATGTTCCGTTTGTATTATAACCTAAGAAATTATCAGCATACTGGTTGCCATTAAAAGCAGGTCTTAGATACAGAGCGTGAATACCTACGTCAAACCCTACAGATTCACAAGGTACAGTAACATTTCCAGGTACACAAACAGGACCCATGGTACCAGCAATAGCAATGCCACTACTTAATGCGAGTAAAGATAAAACTATTAATTAATCCTTAAAAACAATTCCAATGTTAGCTTTCAATAAAGCAAAGGATATAATACACCTAAACAATACAAAGTTAAGAAATAATAATTCTTTATTAGGCGGCAACATATATTTTCGATTAGGTTATTTTAATAGTCAGATAATAATTGGTTTTTAAATAGTCGTTTTAAAAAGATTTTTCATAAATGCAAAAAAAAGAATAATTGTTTTAAAAAGTCTCAAAATCACTAGAATACACTTTTTTGTTATTTAAAGAGCATCATGCTTTCCCCCCTTAACTTTTTTTTCAAGCCTACCGACTAATGCATTGCTTTTAATTTATTCAAAGCTGCCCGCTCAAGAGTTATATTTAAAGTGCGGCATGTTAGATAAACAACAGTCGTTTCTAGCGACGATTGCCTTACTAGATAAGCAAGAGAAAGCGGCGGTTAATTATCAACAATGATTAGTCATGAATTTATTGAATTCGCAAACACATTTGACACTAACCATTATAATTTTCTCAAAGTCCCATCATCATCGCCTCATAAACACTTTGTTGCGGCTTATAAAAAATCCTTTGTTTGAATTAACAAATAAGTTAGCGGTAATACAACTACTAGGTAAATTAAAGGGTCAAGAATTTGTGTTAATGGATGCCGCTTTGGATGAGATTGAGTCTAAATTAAAGAGCCAACATAATGAGGAAATTTATCAGGCGTTTACATTATTAACTATCTTGATTCCTTATCTTAACGCAAATACCAATTTTGATAGGCTGCTTCAAGCCGTTCAGTTAAAACTGGCAGATTATAAGAAGAAAATACGGGAAGTGGCGCTCAAGGGTTTAACCTTGCTTGTTCCCCATTTGTCACCCAGTAAAGTGAGTAGATTGTTTCAATCTGTTCAATTAAAATTGGCAAATAATGACAGGAATGTAAGACAGATAGCGCTAAAAAGTTTAGGCGTGCTTATCCCCAACTTGCCACCCAGTGAGATCAATCCATTACTTCAACAAGCGCAGTTGAAACTACTGGATAATGAAAATAATGTACGAGAAGCAGCGCGCAATTGTTTAACCCTATTAATCCCTCAATACCACCCAGTGAAGTCAGCGTGTTACTTCAAGCCGTTCAGTTAAAACTGGCTGACAAGGATAGGATGATACGTGAAGCAGCGCTTAATTGTTTATCTCTATTTATCCTCCACCTGTCACCCAATGAGATCAGTGTGTTACTCCAAGTGATTCAATTGAAACTAAAGAACGAGGATTTGCTGTAAATTTTGCAACTGGCATCAGAAACTGACCCAGTTCTACAAATCTTTGCAACAAATTATAAGGTGTTGTTAAACGACCAGTTACCTTCTAATAACCTACAGCCTAATT
Above is a genomic segment from Legionella busanensis containing:
- a CDS encoding Lpg1974 family pore-forming outer membrane protein, which codes for MGPVCVPGNVTVPCESVGFDVGIHALYLRPAFNGNQYADNFLGYNTNGTFLDKHDDWLWGFKLEGSYHFSTGSDITASWYHLRDDIVTSGNTYDSLVTGSTLSFAYNKDKYAWDAVNVEFGQHANFGMFKDVRFHAGIQYVNIKLQEYAPVTITTTDGDVIPNYNDTTQKFKGVGPRVGMDLAYNFNDAFNIYGRLAGALLIGDVDSLDKSGGTLPFFNSSSTTIVPEFDVKLGVAYSYNMPTSKLIVDGGYMATNYFEALTLVSGGVTPSTSYGFHGPYFGVKYIGMMI